From one Luteitalea sp. genomic stretch:
- a CDS encoding beta-propeller fold lactonase family protein yields the protein MRRNLHPTNGVAAWLVLAACLLPVIALGQAGEQSGDMLVYFGTYTREKSKGIYVSRLDLASGALTRPELAAETSNPSYLAVHPSGNFLYAANEVRTFEGKESGSVSAFAIDRKTGKLTALNQQSSVGGGPVYVVVDKTGRSVLVSNYGGGSVAALPIGADGALEPASAFVQHTGSSVNPERQKGPRAHSINLDPGNHFAYAADLGLDKVLIYRFDPKAGSLIASDPPFATVKPGAGPRHFAFHPSGRFAYVINEIDVTLTAFSANPGTGALTELETVSTLPSGQSAQPDFSTADVQVHPSGKFLYGSNRGHDSIVVFAIDQKTGRLTYGENEPTQGSTPRGFGIDPTGTYLLAANQRSDSVVVFRIDQQSGQLAPTGHTVQLGTPVCVKFVEGDGREGSAAK from the coding sequence ATGAGAAGAAACCTTCATCCAACCAATGGCGTTGCGGCATGGCTCGTGCTGGCCGCTTGCCTCCTCCCGGTCATCGCGCTCGGGCAGGCCGGCGAGCAGAGCGGCGACATGCTCGTGTACTTCGGCACGTATACGCGCGAGAAGAGCAAGGGTATCTATGTCTCTCGCCTCGACCTCGCCTCCGGGGCGCTGACGAGGCCGGAGCTGGCCGCGGAGACCTCCAACCCCAGCTACCTCGCCGTCCATCCGAGCGGCAACTTCCTCTACGCGGCCAACGAGGTTCGCACGTTCGAAGGGAAGGAAAGCGGATCGGTGAGCGCCTTCGCGATCGACCGGAAGACCGGCAAGCTGACGGCGCTGAATCAGCAGTCGAGCGTGGGAGGCGGTCCCGTGTATGTCGTGGTGGACAAGACAGGCCGCAGCGTCTTGGTCTCGAACTACGGCGGCGGGAGCGTAGCGGCGCTGCCGATCGGCGCGGATGGCGCGCTCGAGCCGGCGTCCGCTTTCGTGCAACACACGGGATCGAGCGTGAACCCCGAGCGGCAGAAGGGACCGCGCGCTCACTCGATCAATTTGGATCCCGGCAACCACTTTGCCTACGCGGCCGATCTCGGACTCGACAAAGTGCTGATCTATCGCTTCGATCCGAAGGCGGGTTCGCTGATCGCCAGTGATCCACCGTTTGCCACCGTGAAGCCAGGCGCAGGACCGCGCCATTTCGCCTTTCATCCGAGCGGCCGCTTCGCCTACGTGATCAACGAGATCGACGTCACGCTCACGGCGTTCAGCGCTAATCCAGGGACGGGCGCGCTGACAGAGCTGGAGACGGTCTCGACGTTGCCGTCGGGGCAGTCCGCGCAGCCAGACTTCAGCACCGCCGACGTGCAGGTGCACCCTTCGGGCAAGTTCCTCTACGGCTCGAATCGAGGCCACGACAGCATTGTCGTGTTCGCGATCGATCAGAAGACAGGCCGTCTCACCTACGGGGAGAACGAGCCGACGCAGGGGAGCACGCCGCGCGGATTCGGCATCGATCCTACCGGCACGTATCTGCTCGCGGCCAATCAGCGGTCTGATTCAGTGGTCGTCTTCCGCATCGACCAGCAATCCGGGCAGCTCGCGCCAACCGGACACACCGTTCAGCTCGGTACGCCGGTGTGCGTGAAGTTCGTGGAGGGCGATGGTCGCGAAGGCTCCGCCGCGAAGTGA